ATTGTTCAAAAAAGCCTGATAAATCTTGTCCTGAAACTTCCTCCATAGATTTTTGAAAATCCGAGGTCATCGCATTAGAATTTTGATATTTCTTATAATAAGATTGAATGCCATTCCAGAATACGTCGTTCCCTAATTGATGACGGAGCATATTCAAGACCCATCCCCCTTTTTGATAAGTGTTTGTGCTTAATACTTTTAAGGGATCTTTAATGGAGGGGTCCACTATGGGCGACGGATTTTTTTGGTAGTATTCAATAATCTGCTTTTTATCCAAAGCCAGTTCCTTTTTGCGTGTTTCGTCGCCATAAACCGATTCTTGATACAGTATGGCAAAGTAGGTTGCAAATCCCTCGCTCAACCACACATGGTTCCAATCATTTTCGCTGGCGGAATTACCGAACCACTGGTGGGCTACTTCATGCGCGATAAGTCCTTCGACTTCATTTTTGCCGGTGACCGAGTTTTCAAAGTAGGCAATGTTACCAGCGTTCTCCAAACCGCCCCATTGGGTCTTAGCTTGCATATTGGCAAGTTTCGCATAAGAATAAGGCCCTATGTTATCAATAAAATATTTCAGCACTTTAGAGGCCACGGCATAATCGTTAAAACCCGCTAACCTGTTTTCAGGATACACCCATGCCGATACCGGAATGTCGTAAACATCTTTCAGTTGTCTGCTCGCGAATCTAGTAACGCCAATAGTGACCACTTTCATAGCTACCGGTGCAGGTTCATGGTAAACCGTAAATTTCATGCCGTCTCCTAGATTACTCTCTTCTATTTTTTCGCCTGTGGCCACTACATCGTAATGCGAGGGTGCCGTAATTCTAAATTCTACCGACGCTTTATCATAAGGATGATCTACGGACGGCAACCAATGTCTGGCCAGATTGGGCCAATTGTCACCAAAAAAAGAACGCTGCCCAAACTTGGTGGTATCGATGACCAATCCTCTTTCCGGAACACCTTGGTAATTTATAGTGAATGTTCTTTCCTTCTTGTCCGTTGCCGACGGATTAATCTTAATTTTATTATCGATATAGGTATAATCTACCAACCTCCCTGCTTCGGTAACACCAGAAACGTTCATCCCATAATCCTTAATTTTAGCGATGAGGTCTAGAGCAAATGAACCTTCTTCTAATTGGTTTATGGTTACGGAAGTTTCACCTATAATCTCGTTGGAATCATCACTTAAGGTAAGATCAAAAACGTACGATTTAACATCAACGGAGGTATTCCTCTTGTAGGTGTCCTGAGCGTAAGCATCGGCAGTTATAATTAATAAGATAAAGATTGATATAAATTTTGTTATAGAGCTATTCATTTAAAGAGATGATTTAATCAGCAATTTAATCATAATCTAATTGATAGTTAGTAAGAGCCTAAGGTATCACAATGGAGTGTGAGGATAGTGCCAATAATTGTTTTATCACCATTATAGGTTGCTATATCAATCCTATTATGGAAGCTATAAAACCAATAATTAGGAGGAATACAAATAGGCCAAATGCAATAACATAGATACCGATGAGCTGTTTGTTGGTTGATGCTTTATTACTAAAATAGCCATGGAAGAAGGGAATACTTAAGATTGTTCCAAAAATCAGCACAAGGGTATAGGGTAGAGCGTTGACGAAATTGACTGGTTTGTTCTTTTTTTTCACAACAATTGCCCGAGCGGTATAGTGACAAATGATTGGGTAGGCTATGAGTATACCCCCGAACGCCGTAAATTCATTCAAGGCATAAAATATATATTTATAATCTTCCGGAACAGTTTGGATTAAGGGCCCACTTATTTGGTACACTAGATAAATAAGAAATACAGCTAAAGCAATAATAAACCCCTGCCGTGGTAGTCCTAAATTAGAGGTCTCTGCGGAAAACACCACACTTGTAAACCAGAAAAGTATGCCCAGTACTATCGGTAATAAGCATACCAAAAACAAGGCGATGAAGATATTAGGTAATGTATGACCTGTGGCCTCGTTACCTGTAACGTAGCTATAACCGATACTGAATAGGGTATAGGTGAAGAACAATAGCATGGGACCAAGTATAAAATAAAAGGCCAACTCCCTTGGTGATCGGTTAAATAAAAATGTCGAAATACGTTGCATAATCATGTATAAATTAAATGCACTCACGGAGTTTCATAACCAGAACCTCATTTGAAATATATTTGTTTTGTCAATTAAGAAAGGCCAATCAATCCCTCGCATACCCATCGCCGAAAAGGTAGCTCACCACGATACCGTGCGTGTTTCCTAAAGGCGAATCGTTCAGGGTAAGGTTGTAGTTGTAGATGGCCCTGATGTTCTTGAAGAGGTATATTCCCGCCAAAAGGTTGATGGAGGAATTTGTCCTGTACCCGGTTCCGATTTCGAACTTGTTCTTAAAACTTACCGCAAGGTTCAGGTCTACCTCCAAGGGCGCACCGTTCTCGTATTTGACCAGTACGTTGGGTTTGACCATGAGTTCCTCGAAGCGGTTGGAGAAGAACCGGTATCCCAGATAGCCGTAGTAGGGACTGCTCAGGTCCAGGTTCTCGTCATTGGATGCCAGGGCGTCCCCTAGTACGTTAGGTGTTGAAAGTCCCACATAGAAATTGGCAAGGTTCAAGAGTATGCCCACACCGATGGTGGGAATGGTAGCGTTGATGTCCTGCGCAAAGTTCGGGTCGCCCATGATGCCCAGCTGTGTAAGGTTGTCCTGAAACTGTTGTACACCGGGCGAGATTGCAAAGGATAGGGAGTTGGGCGTGTATATTTGCCAATAGGGCCTGTTGCTCTTGGTGTCGAAGAATATCTTGTAGGAGTATGTGGCAAATGCACTGGTAGAGGTGGTAACGCCTATCTCGTCCCTGATGAAGCCTGCCCCCAGACCGATTTTCCCCCTGTTGAAGGGACTGTGTACACTGAGCGCAAAACTTCTGGGACTGCCCTCTATCTGATTGAAGAAGCCGGAGTTGCTCAGGTTTATCTCCGCACTTGGGGTCAGCCCGGCGAAGGCCGAGTTCACCAGATAGGGGTTATAGTTGTATTCCGAGAAGGTCGGGGTCTGTTGTGCTTTTGTCTCGCATACGGACATGAAAAGTATTGCCGCAATTATAGCGATGTTCTTTGTTATAGGTTTCATGGTTTTATCGCTTTATAACAAGGAATCCTTGTGTTTTTCTAAGAATAGTCTGGCCATCGATTTGGATGTTGAAGAAGTAGGTACCACTGGGCAGCTCTCCCGCACCCATTTTGGTCTTGTTATTGGCAGTACCTCGGAAGACATTGTTCTGATTGTCGTAATCGTCAATGGTAAAGACCATATCTCCCCATCTGTTGTAAATGGTAACCGTATTTTGTGGGTAATACTCAATATTTTCAATTTGCCAATGGTCGTTGATACCGTCTCCGTTTGGAGAGAAACCATATTTTGTTTCGTCCTCAGGAATAAGCGTTGTAAACGATTGTTGTTCACATCCCTCAGCATCACCTGCCGAATTATAAGGTGTTATGGTAACGAAAATTTCAGTATCGAAAGGAAATTCTTCTCCGTGAGTATAACTTGTTTCTTGACCTAGGTCCAGATTATCAACAATATCATTTCCTCCGGGAGTAGTCCCCATAGTAATACGGTAACCGTCCGTTTTTTCGACTTCATCCCAATTTATAGTGCTTTCCAAGGGCACATTCTCTTCACCGTTAGACGGGCTGGACAGCACGGCACATTCAGGAACGATAACTTCGGTTTCAAAACTCTCTGAAGTACAACCTACAGCATCACCTGAGGTATTGTACGGAACAATGGTTACATAAATAATGGTTTCCGATGGTAAGTCGTTCGCAAACGTATAACTCGTCAAAGAAGCCGTGTCTTCATTATTTGCGATATCCGTTCCGTTCGGGGAAGTGCCCACGGAAATCCGATAACCATCCGCATCAAAACTTGGATTCCAAGAGATATCTGTCATTACCGAGACTTGGCCAGTATTATTTAAAGGCGAAACTAGATTCGTACATGTGGGTACGGGTCGTATGGTAAAGCTTTCCGAAGAACATCCAATAGCGTCACCCACCTCATTAAAAGGGATGATGGTAACAGTTACCACTTCTCCTTGTGTAAAGTCATTTGGAAAAACATAGGTGGTTCCGGTAAATTCAAAGTCCGTTATATTATTTATTGATGTACTGCTTCCGGTTATTGTCAATTTATAACCATCAGCATCGGCGATCTCATTCCAAGTAATATCCCTAGCTTGGGCAACCACGTCTCCATCTGCTGGTGTAATCAAATTTGTACATAATGGAATTGATTTTATCGTAAAACTTTCCGAGGTACAACCAATGGCATCACCTACTTCATTGTATGGTGTAACAGTAACGGTTACGGTTTCTCCTTGTTCAAAATCGTTCAAGAAATCAAAACTGGTTCCGGTGGTTACATCAAAGGTTCCGTTATTTGCGGTACTGACACTTGCGTTGACCGAAACACGGTATCCGTTTGCATCAGTAATTGCATTCCAAGTAATATCGGTGTCCACAGGTACGTCAATTTCGTTGTTGGTCGGTGCAGAAAGTGTGGTACATAATGGCACCGATTTAATGGTAAAACTTTCCGAGATACACCCGATCGCATCACCTACTTCATTGTATGGCGTAATGGTAACGGTTACAGTTTCTCCTTGTTCAAAATCGTTCAAGAAATCAAAACTGGTCCCTGTTGTTACATCAAAGGTTCCGTTGTTGGCCGTACTTGTGCTCGCGTTGACGGAAACACGGTATCCATTAGCATCGCTCACAGCATTCCATGTAATATCCGTATCCACCGCTATATCAATAGCACCATTGGTGGGAGCACTCAAACTCGTACAAGTAGGTACTGGTTTAATTGTAAAGCTCTCTGAGGAACAGTTGATGGCATCACCACTTTCGTTATAGGGAACAACGGTAACGGTAACTATTTCGCCTTGCTCAAAATCATTTGGAAAATCATAGGTATTTCCTGAAGTTATCAGTTCATCCGTAAGATTGTTTGCGCTACTAGTAATACCGGAAACAGTTAGTTTATAGCCGGTCGCATCGCTGACCACGGTCCATGATATATCAGTATCAACAGGTACATCCACTGTGCCATTCCCAGGTGTAATCAAGCTCGTACATGTTGGGATAGGTCTTATGGTTATGGTCTCACCCGTACATCCAATAGCATCTCCCTGAGCATTATAAGGTACAATGGTAATATCCACTGTTTCGCCTTGTTCAAAGTCATTGCCAAAGGTGTATGTG
This genomic window from Maribacter sp. MJ134 contains:
- a CDS encoding PorP/SprF family type IX secretion system membrane protein; translation: MKPITKNIAIIAAILFMSVCETKAQQTPTFSEYNYNPYLVNSAFAGLTPSAEINLSNSGFFNQIEGSPRSFALSVHSPFNRGKIGLGAGFIRDEIGVTTSTSAFATYSYKIFFDTKSNRPYWQIYTPNSLSFAISPGVQQFQDNLTQLGIMGDPNFAQDINATIPTIGVGILLNLANFYVGLSTPNVLGDALASNDENLDLSSPYYGYLGYRFFSNRFEELMVKPNVLVKYENGAPLEVDLNLAVSFKNKFEIGTGYRTNSSINLLAGIYLFKNIRAIYNYNLTLNDSPLGNTHGIVVSYLFGDGYARD
- a CDS encoding M1 family metallopeptidase; the protein is MNSSITKFISIFILLIITADAYAQDTYKRNTSVDVKSYVFDLTLSDDSNEIIGETSVTINQLEEGSFALDLIAKIKDYGMNVSGVTEAGRLVDYTYIDNKIKINPSATDKKERTFTINYQGVPERGLVIDTTKFGQRSFFGDNWPNLARHWLPSVDHPYDKASVEFRITAPSHYDVVATGEKIEESNLGDGMKFTVYHEPAPVAMKVVTIGVTRFASRQLKDVYDIPVSAWVYPENRLAGFNDYAVASKVLKYFIDNIGPYSYAKLANMQAKTQWGGLENAGNIAYFENSVTGKNEVEGLIAHEVAHQWFGNSASENDWNHVWLSEGFATYFAILYQESVYGDETRKKELALDKKQIIEYYQKNPSPIVDPSIKDPLKVLSTNTYQKGGWVLNMLRHQLGNDVFWNGIQSYYKKYQNSNAMTSDFQKSMEEVSGQDLSGFFEQWIFTKGYPELQWDWNYANGKLSITIHQLQEHHSFDFPLEIGIVTGKETKIETLQVTKTKEEFIIPSPKRPETIELDPNLWLLFEEQ